In Siniperca chuatsi isolate FFG_IHB_CAS linkage group LG16, ASM2008510v1, whole genome shotgun sequence, the following proteins share a genomic window:
- the LOC122863548 gene encoding retinitis pigmentosa 1-like 1 protein: MSSHKHNFQCFSAVGGEGFHKSSLPFKHHTSRLPRIPQHGMVAHHEPLEECYLCSEYGHAQALEVLETPVTPLYHTHTPYHHHHPHQYVLRGPTRPEEHPVAHSGHNSHIHHHRYNKRVVLVKNSDPSFRKTIVLHCRSLRSFGLFLEEVSELMQYHIRKLYTLEGRKIDNVQSLMQCPSVLVCMGREPSHPSIMENFRKTSDDKLPKLSVRSRASRCNEGHEGTRSREENLEETMDRAPSSTSIKSAKSRKSNASAVSKKSKASEIPAEDGANITDENTEEEARAVSSMSAKSERSNVTSISTKSKTSHSPQNVNTEEDGGNEAEKRAQSAISNKSLESTGTSSPSKTPKISAEENAADCEETEERTSSVMSLESLKSDLSLMSRKSKVSEQTAETHTEEVDQTERTPSVLSVKSNVSARTMKSNASGITPSERTGHDEETDAMSTKSAKSHNSTKSNKCIATEFPTVDSLDTPYEGHAEEKSERAPSAMSAESNISLSSKKSKVSDFPADENTHEKEERTLVSAKSIRSKLLGRSEVPTVTVEESQDRAPTAMSSKSKVSACSKKSTTSEGKEKKSEGRPQSSLSVKSNMSMKSRKSKVTDILTDQYMENKEEFKKSTAVPAEEKKCSVSPINAGEVANPEDKTKPTYSLHEDEKQQDTADKRSCHSKTSKSSRQNTKNATAEVIAKPKSVANSAVSETCQNAQQPKRNKRHVIHHAESNESDLSQTLSSSDIVKEICETPATGESKSNPLETTDIGRSATDNKSDKSSKCRHNTNAGDFELVPSSLPNASPTEVVNEWLKTIPADGDMYDMEEFNENYGQKTGHTPEEINRKEDNENNDNSAAENTKDTNEGVGMNTVPNNDCQTSTEAPKADNPCTQRDDASKIFNSSVQMMKVLLNPKLDRCNSLPEISPVYGRKLSTSARGLLDCLVKLQLIDHNPKNANEKDERYQELMNILQSLWLCDPPENVLKKDDHQSANDEFNHTSSSGVDVNSGSTGSGKSSDGVNGYASQPHTSTDMLRKVQEVSEGEADAQWTCEREVEGMYEDKQKEDDPATDDTIRSSDSPRELPETPPSSNKSSGNDSNGQKPETECQEDTSSESPLLVQRAQLAKRISKDPDPVWVLTLLTKIEKQFMTHYVNAMREFKVRWNLDDSEQLDMMISELKTEVHKRIQTSVDRELRRIQGRAGLPRPPKEAMSRASTTQTEERRQRLKIMLKKSIDPQAEKSDDSATGTSYSDQRSENNDEYCPCETCIKKKMTSRLPLPAEVMKTAPVVMDFDLKRILVLKNSDPGNTQAINYTSHFENDTETKAAETLVEKVIVKAVREVEGDEVHHDIEDDFAVATDEKEAHDVCQEDGSENNQAEEVDNVKELTEQAVAEETVDNNNEEEESIVATITKHKPVKEESKNRWLVIKKKLLPPMRMILQRRMRTQQLMKPDENDATVEELSKEPAEETETEDDTDAEREIAVTSEDESKEETPEATTAGDDNAAGETDVAATTEDESDKDESVEAEMVEEEIPATGADNSVDEKDGTATPDELSKELTQLATPEDEIAVDKESVVTSEDELKVEAPEATIAEDENAAVETTMAATSEYESDKDEAVEEGTDDDEEEIAATSADESADENNDTTTADESSKEPAEEATTEGEMTVEKEIAVTSEDESKEETAEATTAEDENTAENVADTTEHESDKEEAVVAGAIEDVEETAATSDDGFAESLNATTDEAVEEVTGTDEEKLASTSADESADENNDTTTADESSKERAEEAETEDEMAVEKEITSEDESKEELAEATNAEDENTAEESDVAAITEDESDKGVAVDAGMVEDGEQAAAKNNKDETAGNDKATTADDESAVEKDIAFTNEDEAEGSSAAEEADVGATTEHESDKDSTVEATGADVSESDEKQTVEKATAEDEIAEEKEIAVTSEDEMKEEAGEATAAEEENAAEDVADTTEHESDKDESAEAGTIEDVEETATSSDDDSAEGMDATTNDDETTEENDNTPRADKLSKESSKAATTEDEVAMEKEVVNTDEDDTKEETVVVVTEKENSGEEEISKADESNEDEMEETTDGEELVEKQDNVEADPESESSKAVTENESEEESDESATDENENTEEDSSIVTNDNESGEVLSETKPENEIVDESAGEDVNAEEDKVVTDENETLSEAKHVEVASAEELTESSTTEDFVKEEKGGGEEEENTSHNDELVEGETTGEELEKAENDGEESAENESATESRAIDEDCTEVATTEDEIEEHEATEEESGQPEMVGNEITEREESTDNTEDESAEDNRQKLTEGEDEEVAENAVSESETNPDKAEQTCEESDMTEEHQEAAEDALTETNDETEGPDDVVELKPEQDEDVVEISENSEENRENKPLEDVDEDNDEQTETNVTQCECINIPNGSHDNDEDNVEVSKEEEETETANEDWSGNQGDSADGEDEAEEYSDEPEEETDDGEQDFVPSKTDNQGAAKIADQKTTLIPLDNLIKMDAESEDGAYADVEDSETEINSQEEVTSLESNTLKRNSS, encoded by the coding sequence GGGAAGAAAATCTTGAGGAGACTATGGACCGAGCACCAAGCAGTACCTCCATCAAATCAGCAAAATCAAGAAAGTCAAATGCTTCAGCAGTATCAAAGAAATCAAAAGCTTCTGAGATCCCTGCTGAAGATGGTGCTAACATTACTGACGAAAACACTGAAGAAGAGGCGAGAGCAGTGAGCTCGATGTCTGCCAAATCAGAGAGGTCGAATGTAACATCAATATctacaaaatcaaaaacatctcaCAGTCctcaaaatgtaaacactgaAGAGGATGGTGGCAATGAAGCTGAAAAGAGAGCACAAAGTGCCATATCAAATAAATCATTAGAGTCTACTGGAACATCAAGTCCTTCAAAAACTCCAAAAATTTCAGCTGAAGAAAATGCGGCTGATTGTGAGGAAACTGAAGAGAGAACATCAAGTGTCATGTCACTTGAATCATTAAAGTCAGATCTGTCTCTGATGTCAAGGAAATCAAAAGTTTCTGAACAGACAGCTGAAACACATACTGAAGAGGTAGATCAAACAGAGAGGACTCCAagtgttttgtcagtgaagTCAAATGTTTCTGCAAGAACAATGAAGTCCAACGCATCTGGAATCACCCCTAGTGAAAGGACTGGACATGATGAAGAAACTGATGCAATGTCAACTAAATCAGCAAAATCACATAATtcaacaaaatcaaacaaatgtataGCTACTGAATTTCCTACTGTAGATAGTTTGGACACTCCTTATGAAGGACATGCTGAAGAGAAATCTGAGAGAGCTCCAAGCGCCATGTCAGCAGAGTCAAATATATCACTGAGCTCAAAGAAGTCAAAAGTATCTGATTTTCCTGCTGATGAAAATACTcatgaaaaggaggagagaacaCTTGTGTCAGCAAAATCCATTCGATCTAAATTGTTAGGTAGATCTGAAGTTCCTACTGTGACAGTTGAGGAAAGTCAAGACAGAGCACCTACAGCCATGTCATCAAAGTCTAAGGTTTCAGCATGTTCAAAGAAGTCTACAACATCTGAgggtaaagaaaagaaaagtgaaggGCGGCCACAAAGTTCTTTATCTGTCAAGTCAAATATGTCTATGAAATCTAGAAAATCCAAAGTAACTGATATTTTAACAGATCAATATATGGAAAATAAAGAGGAATTTAAGAAGTCCACAGCTGTTCCTGCTGAGGAGAAGAAGTGCAGTGTTTCTCCAATAAATGCAGGGGAAGTTGCAAATCCTGAAGACAAGACTAAACCCACATATAGTTTGCATGAGGATGAGAAACAACAAGATACAGCTGATAAGAGGAGTTGTCACTCTAAGACAAGTAAGTCAAGCaggcaaaacacaaaaaatgcaaCTGCAGAGGTTATTGCCAAACCAAAGTCTGTTGCAAATTCTGCTGTGTCAGAAACCTGTCAGAATGCACAACAACCAAAAAGAAATAAACGTCATGTGATTCATCACGCAGAGTCAAATGAAAGTGATTTGTCACAAACTCTGTCCAGTTCAGATATTGTCAAAGAGATATGTGAGACTCCGGCAACTGGAGAATCAAAATCCAATCCATTGGAAACTACAGACATTGGTAGGAGTGCCACTGATAACAAAAgtgacaaaagcagcaaatgcagACACAACACAAATGCTGGTGACTTTGAGCTGGTCCCATCTAGCCTACCAAATGCATCCCCTACTGAGGTTGTGAATGAATGGCTGAAAACAATACCAGCAGACGGTGATATGTATGATATGGAGGAATTTAATGAAAACTATGGACAAAAAACTGGCCACACACCAGAGGAAATTAATAGAAAAGaggataatgaaaacaatgacaactctgcagctgaaaatacaaaagacaCAAATGAAGGTGTTGGGATGAACACTGTCCCTAATAATGATTGCCAAACAAGCACAGAGGCACCAAAAGCAGACAACCCCTGTACTCAGAGAGATGATGCCTCAAAAATATTTAACTCCTCCGTACAGATGATGAAAGTACTTttaaatccaaagcttgacagatgTAACAGTTTACCAGAAATTTCTCCAGTGTATGGACGTAAACTAAGCACTTCAGCCAGAGGTCTTCTGGATTGCCTTGTGAAGTTGCAATTAATAGACCATAATCCTAAAAATGCAAACGAAAAGGATGAAAGATACCAAGAGCTAATGAATATTCTTCAGTCTCTTTGGCTTTGTGATCCTccagaaaatgtgttaaagaAGGATGATCACCAGTCTGCGAATGATGAATTCAATCATACATCATCCTCTGGTGTGGATGTCAACAGTGGCTCCACTGGTTCCGGGAAGAGTAGTGATGGTGTGAATGGTTATGCGTCTCAACCACATACCAGTACAGATATGTTAAGGAAAGTACAAGAAGTCAGTGAAGGTGAAGCAGATGCTCAGTGGACATGTGAAAGAGAAGTAGAAGGAATGTATGAGGACAAACAAAAGGAAGATGATCCAGCAACAGATGACACAATTAGAAGCAGTGATAGTCCAAGGGAACTGCCTGAAACACCACCCTCCTCAAACAAGAGTTCAGGAAATGACAGCAACGGCCAAAAACCTGAAACAGAATGTCAAGAGGACACCAGTTCTGAGAGTCCTCTCCTTGTTCAAAGAGCACAGTTAGCCAAAAGGATTTCTAAAGATCCTGATCCTGTTTGGGTCTTAACCTTATTAACTAAAATAGAAAAGCAGTTCATGACACATTATGTTAATGCAATGAGAGAGTTCAAAGTCCGATGGAACTTggatgatagtgagcagcttgACATGATGATAAGTGAACTTAAAACTGAGGTCCACAAAAGAATCCAAACAAGTGTAGACCGAGAACTGAGGAGAATTCAAGGTCGAGCAGGCCTACCAAGACCTCCTAAAGAAGCGATGTCCCGTGCTTCAACAACACAAACGGAAGAGAGAAGACAAAGGCTGAAGATTATGCTCAAAAAATCAATTGATCCCCAAGCAGAAAAAAGTGATGATTCAGCAACAGGCACATCTTACAGTGACCAGCGTAGTGAAAACAATGATGAATACTGTCCATGTGAAACAtgcattaagaaaaaaatgacatctaGGCTGCCACTTCCTGCAGAAGTTATGAAAACTGCACCTGTTGTCATGGACTTTGACCTAAAGAGGATTCTAGTGCTGAAGAACAGTGACCCAGGCAATACACAGGCAATCAACTATACATCTCACTTTGAAAATGATActgaaacaaaagcagcagaaacacttGTAGAAAAAGTTATTGTCAAAGCTGTGAGAGAGGTGGAAGGGGATGAAGTACACCATGACATTGAGGATGATTTTGCAGTTGCAACAGACGAAAAGGAAGCACATGATGTGTGTCAAGAAGATGGGTCTGAAAACAATCAAGCAGAAGAAGTAGACAACGTCAAAGAATTGACAGAACAGGCTGTTGCTGAGGAAACtgtagataataataatgaggaAGAAGAGTCTATTGTGGCAACCATAACTAAACACAAACCTGTCAAAGAGGAATCAAAAAACAGATGGTTGGTGATAAAGAAGAAGTTGCTGCCACCAATGAGGATGATTTTGCAGAGGAGAATGAGGACACAGCAGCTGATGAAGCCAGATGAGAACGATGCCACAGTTGAGGAATTGTCAAAGGAACCAGcagaagaaacagaaactgaagaTGACACTGATGCAGAAAGAGAGATTGCTGTCACAAGTGAGGATGAGTCAAAGGAAGAGACTCCTGAAGCCACCACAGCTGGAGATGACAATGCAGCAGGAGAGACTGATGTGGCAGCCACAACTGAAGATGAATCTGACAAAGATGAGTCTGTGGAAGCAGAGATGGTTGAAGAAGAGATTCCTGCCACCGGGGCAGATAATTCTGTAGATGAGAAAGATGGCACAGCCACACCTGATGAATTGTCAAAGGAACTAACTCAGTTAGCAACACCTGAAGATGAGATTGCTGTAGACAAAGAGAGTGTTGTCACAAGTGAAGATGAACTTAAGGTGGAAGCTCCAGAAGCCACCATAGCTGAAGATGAAAATGCAGCAGTAGAGACCACTATGGCAGCCACTAGTGAATATGAATCTGACAAAGATGAGGCTGTAGAAGAAGGgacagatgatgatgaggaggagattGCTGCCACAAGTGCAGATGAGTCTGCAGATGAGAACAATGACACAACCACAGCTGATGAATCATCAAAGGAACCAGCTGAAGAAGCAACAACTGAAGGTGAGATGACTGTAGAAAAAGAGATTGCTGTCACAAGTGAAGATGAATCAAAGGAAGAGACTGCTGAAGCCACCACAGCTGAAGATGAAAATACCGCAGAAAATGTGGCAGACACAACTGAACATGAATCTGACAAAGAGGAGGCTGTGGTAGCAGGGGCAATTGAAGATGTGGAAGAGACTGCTGCCACCAGTGATGATGGATTTGCAGAGAGTTTAAATGCCACCACAGATGAGGCTGTGGAAGAAGTGACAGGCACTGATGAAGAAAAGCTTGCTTCCACCAGTGCAGATGAGTCTGCAGATGAGAACAATGATACAACCACAGCTGATGAATCATCAAAAGAACGGGCTGAAGAAGCAGAAACTGAAGATGAGATGGCTGTAGAAAAAGAGATCACAAGTGAAGATGAATCAAAGGAAGAGCTTGCTGAAGCCACCAACGCTGAAGATGAAAATACGGCAGAAGAGTCTGATGTAGCAGCCATAACTGAAGATGAATCTGACAAGGGTGTGGCTGTGGATGCAGGGATGGTTGAAGATGGAGAACAGGCTGCTGCCAAGAACAATAAAGATGAAACTGCAGGCAATGATAAAGCAACTACAGCTGATGATGAAAGTGCTGTGGAAAAAGATATTGCTTTCACAAATGAAGATGAAGCTGAAGGTAGCAGTGCAGCAGAAGAGGCTGATGTTGGAGCTACAACTGAACATGAATCTGACAAAGATTCAACTGTGGAAGCCACCGGTGCAGATGTGTCTGAGTCAGATGAGAAGCAAACAGTTGAAAAAGCAACAGCTGAAGATGAGATTGCTGAAGAAAAAGAGATTGCTGTCACAAGTGAAGATGAAATGAAGGAAGAAGCTGGTGAAGCTACTGCGGCTGAAGAGGAAAATGCAGCAGAAGATGTGGCAGACACAACTGAACATGAATCTGACAAAGATGAGTCTGCGGAAGCAGGGACAATTGAAGATGTGGAAGAAACTGCTACTAGCAGTGATGATGATTCTGCAGAAGGCATGGATGCCACAACAAATGATGATGAAACGACAGAGGAGAATGATAACACACCCAGAGCTGACAAACTGTCAAAAGAATCATCCAAAGCAGCAACAACTGAAGATGAGGTTGCTATGGAAAAAGAGGTTGTTAACACAGATGAAGATGACACCAAGGAAGAGACTGTTGTGGTagtcacagaaaaagaaaattctggTGAGGAGGAAATCAGTAAAGCTGATGAATCAAATGAAGATGAGATGGAAGAAACCACAGATGGAGAAGAACTTGTGGAAAAGCAAGATAATGTAGAAGCTGATCCTGAATCGGAAAGCTCGAAAGCtgtgactgaaaatgaatcAGAGGAAGAGAGCGATGAATCAGCCACAGATGAAAATGAGAACACAGAAGAGGATTCTTCCATAGTCACAAATGATAATGAATCAGGAGAAGTGCTTTCAGAAACCAAGCCTGAGAATGAGATTGTAGATGAAAGTGCAGGAGAAGATGTAAATGCAGAAGAGGATAAAGTCGTTACTGATGAAAATGAGACCTTAAGTGAGGCAAAACATGTTGAGGTGGCATCAGCTGAAGAGCTTACAGAAAGCAGTACCACTGAAGATTTtgttaaagaagaaaaaggtggtggtgaagaagaagaaaatacatcTCACAATGACGAACTAGTAGAAGGTGAAACAACTGGAGAGGAATTAGAAAAGGCTGAAAATGATGGGGAGGAATCCGCTGAAAATGAAAGTGCTACAGAGTCAAGAGCAATAGATGAAGATTGCACAGAGGTTGCTACAACAGAAGATGAGATTGAAGAACATGAAGCAACAGAAGAAGAATCGGGACAGCCTGAAATGGTAGGGAATGAGATTACTGAAAGGGAAGAATCCACCGATAACACAGAAGATGAATCTGCAGAAGATAACAGACAGAAACTTACAGaaggagaagatgaagaggTTGCGGAGAATGCTGTCAGTGAATCTGAAACTAATCCTGACAAAGCCGAACAAACATGCGAAGAAAGTGACATGACTGAAGAGCATCAAGAAGCTGCCGAAGATGCTTTAACTGAGACAAACGATGAAACAGAAGGCCCTGATGATGTGGTGGAGCTGAAGCCAGAACAGGATGAGGATGTGGTGGAAATCTCAGAAAACAGcgaagaaaacagagaaaacaaaccatTGGAAGATGTAGATGAAGATAATgatgaacagacagaaacaaatgtaACACAATGTGAATGTATTAACATCCCAAATGGAAGCCATGATAATGATGAAGACAATGTCGAAGTCtccaaagaggaggaggaaactgAGACAGCCAATGAAGACTGGAGTGGAAACCAGGGAGATTCAGCTGATGGAGAAGATGAGGCAGAGGAATATTCAGACGAACCAGAGGAAGAAACTGATGATGGAGAGCAAGATTTTGTTCCAAGCAAGACAGATAATCAAGGGGCAGCTAAAatagcagatcagaaaacaacattaatcCCACTTGATAATTTGATCAAAATGGATGCAGAATCTGAGGATGGTGCTTATGCTGATGTTGAAGATTCTGAGACTGAAATAAACAGCCAAGAAGAAGTTACAAGCCTTGAGTCAAATACTTTGAAAAGGAATTCATCATAA